From Nycticebus coucang isolate mNycCou1 chromosome 6, mNycCou1.pri, whole genome shotgun sequence, the proteins below share one genomic window:
- the LOC128587736 gene encoding uncharacterized protein LOC128587736 has translation MDEPCDNADAQQRQGLLTATLRGKWSGRWMCHTKGSLSGCREVGKAQRTRREEAGVQQGRGLVPPTHGPQPQCPELFDPLGLSALACLGSSLTLGREVTAEWLSRAVVLHPSLSLLAKGQYLPAELTLRQDQKQQKAQHSSQELIPAPTLFPHAPCAHAQGSCVPCVGVPQGSLIPKCSALTPPVLMPAPQAPVLRMVGHDDKRRKESRPLHLSWAMAISGDLLVSQVGMSM, from the exons ATGGATGAACCCTGTGACAACGCAGATGCCCAGCAAAGGCAGGGTCTCCTGACAGCTACTCTGAGAGGGAAGTGGTCAGGCCGCTGGATGTGCCACACAAAAGGAAGCCTGAGTGGCTGTCGG GAGGTGGGCAAGGCCCAGCGAACAAGGCGAGAGGAAGCTGGTGTGCAGCAGGGCAGAGGCCTGGTCCCCCCAACACACGGACCCCAGCCCCAGTGTCCTGAGCTTTTTGACCCCCTGGGACTCAGTGCCCT GGCCTGCCTGGGGAGCAGCCTGACACTGGGCAGGGAGGTGACAGCTGAATGGCTCTCCAGGGCTGTGGTCCTGCACCCCTCTTTGAGCCTCCTTGCCAAAGGGCAGTATCTGCCTGCAGAGCTCACCCTGAGGCAGGACCAAAAACAGCAGAAAGCACAGCATTCTTCCCAGGAGCTGATTCCTGCACCTACACTCTTCCCCCATGCTCCCTGTGCTCATGCCCAGGGCTCCTGTGTCCCCTGTGTGGGAGTCCCCCAGGGCTCCCTCATCCCCAAGTGCTCTGCGCTCACACCCCCAGTGCTTATGCCCGCCCCCCAAGCTCCCGTGCTCCGCATGGTGGGGCACGATGACAAGAGACGTAAGGAGTCACGGCCTCTCCATCTG AGCTGGGCCATGGCCATCTCTGGAGACCTCTTGGTCTCACAGGTGGGCATGAGCATGTGA